In a genomic window of Pedobacter sp. KBS0701:
- a CDS encoding exopolyphosphatase, with product MLRYAAIDIGSNAVRLLIADISKQDGKYKYKKNTLIRVPLRLGDDAFLDQYISDKKSADLVKTMAAFKNLMDVYHVSEYLACATSAMREASNGEDIVKLIKKETDVTLEIIEGQREANIIYANHIEEELDENKNYLYIDVGGGSTELSVFVKGTPEASRSFNIGTIRMLDNQDKEETWEEMKDWVKEHTKEYKHLAGIGTGGNINKLFRMSDEKENAPLSLQKLNSMYNKLTSYSLKERINTLGLNPDRADVIIPACEIYLTLMKWTGIKQIYVPKVGMADGIIKLLIEEKLD from the coding sequence ATGTTAAGATACGCAGCTATAGATATCGGTTCGAACGCCGTGAGGTTACTCATTGCTGATATTAGCAAACAAGACGGAAAATATAAATACAAAAAGAATACCCTTATACGTGTGCCACTCCGGTTGGGCGATGACGCATTCCTGGATCAATATATTTCGGATAAAAAATCTGCAGATCTGGTAAAAACAATGGCTGCTTTTAAAAATCTGATGGATGTTTATCATGTTTCTGAATATTTGGCTTGTGCGACATCTGCCATGCGCGAGGCCAGTAATGGAGAGGATATTGTTAAGCTGATTAAAAAAGAAACAGATGTTACTTTAGAGATTATTGAGGGGCAGCGGGAAGCGAATATTATTTATGCCAACCACATAGAAGAGGAATTAGACGAAAATAAAAACTACCTGTATATTGATGTGGGTGGGGGTAGTACCGAGTTATCTGTTTTTGTAAAAGGTACTCCAGAGGCATCAAGATCTTTCAATATTGGCACAATCAGGATGCTGGATAACCAAGACAAGGAAGAAACCTGGGAAGAGATGAAAGATTGGGTAAAAGAGCATACAAAAGAATATAAACATCTAGCTGGTATAGGTACAGGAGGCAATATTAATAAATTGTTCCGCATGTCGGATGAGAAGGAAAATGCGCCTTTATCGTTGCAGAAATTAAATTCCATGTATAATAAACTCACCAGTTACTCACTAAAAGAACGTATCAATACCCTGGGTTTAAATCCTGATCGTGCAGATGTAATTATCCCAGCTTGTGAGATTTATTTAACTTTAATGAAGTGGACGGGCATAAAGCAGATTTATGTTCCT